Part of the Xylanibacillus composti genome is shown below.
CAGCGGAATGTAAATAAGGTATAGTGCATTGCAAAGGGAAATTCTTCCTTGTGGGGAGGGGAGAAAGGTGATGTTAAACGTTTTCTTGTTGTTTTTCTTGATCACAGTATTTCTTGTGTCTGGTGTCGGAAAGTTGTTAAGCAGAGCAACGTTTGAGCATACCTTAATTCAACTGAAGCTAAGCAGAAGGGCAACACCGTTCCTGTCTTATGCCGTTCCAATCGGCGAATTGCTTATTGTGGTATGCTTGCTCATACCAACTGTCCAGCTTCTAGGATACGTGACTGCGATGCTGTTTTGTATCAGCTTTATGTGGTCGGGAATTCGGGGCATACGCGCCAAGAAGAAAGTGGATTGCCAATGCTTCGGACAGCTTCTTGAAGAAAAGCTCGGTTGGAATACGTTAGTCAAGTCAGCTGTTTTGATTTTTGCAAGCGCTCACAATGCCTTGGCCTTTGTACCAGTATCTATCTTTGATTTCAGTTTCGTTGATCTGGTCAGTGCATGTTTTGTTGCAATTTCCATTCTTCTTATATATGGGCTCGCAAGCGCATTGATGCAAGGGAGTAGAGCCTCAGGCTGAAATAGGAGGAACAACCGTTGTCTGATATGTTTCTGATTGCGAATATAACAAGCTGGATTCTGCTTCTAGTGTTGGCCGTATCGTTCTTGAAATTGCGTAAGGATCTTAGCGGGTTTTTGTCGGATGCGAAGAAGCCAGCCTTGCAGAACATGGGGCTGAATAAGGGGGAGCGGGCACCGGACAAGGTCTATGAGCTTTTGTCTGAGCAGGAGAAGCACAGCAAAATTTTGGTCTTGCTGACTTCTACATCTTGCGATCTTTGTAAAAGAATTTATCCTGCACTGAATCCCCTGCAACTGAAATCTAAGAACAGATTGAAGATCATTTTGTTTACTGTCGGGGATGAGGAAAGTGTGAAACACGTGCTGGATGAATATGAGTTGGATGTGACGGCGTTCCCATCGCTATGGCCGGACATTAAAGAAACCTTCCGTATTGAGCATATTCCCTATGCTTATGTTTTTTCTAATGAGGGGAAGGTGTTGAATAAAGGGCTGGTCAATTCGCAAGAGCAGTTAAGTTATTTGTTGGATTACAAATTATAGGCGGATAATCCGTTTGGAGGTAAGAAGGTTGAAGGTACGTATTTCTATAATACTTGCAGGCATCTTCATGGTTTTCTCTATGACGGGCTGTAATGATCGGACACCGCCAGAGCAGAATTCTATCTCTCTGACTTTCAGCACCATATTGACAGCGGAGCAAATAGAGCAGGAGCTTGCAGTCCCGTTGCAGGAACGCT
Proteins encoded:
- a CDS encoding MauE/DoxX family redox-associated membrane protein, which gives rise to MLNVFLLFFLITVFLVSGVGKLLSRATFEHTLIQLKLSRRATPFLSYAVPIGELLIVVCLLIPTVQLLGYVTAMLFCISFMWSGIRGIRAKKKVDCQCFGQLLEEKLGWNTLVKSAVLIFASAHNALAFVPVSIFDFSFVDLVSACFVAISILLIYGLASALMQGSRASG